One Candidatus Binatia bacterium genomic window, CGGGCGGCCGCCAAATAGCCACACCCGCCACGGAGGTCGCGTAGAGCAGCGCGTCCGGCCGGATCAATGCTGCCGCACCCAACGCCAAACCCGAGCCAAACGCTCGACCCCGCACAGCCAGAAGGACGGCCAGCAGGCCCAAACCATGCGCCGGGAGATCGCGTGCGACCGTGATCCCCCAGAGATGAATGCCCGCCGGCACAAGAAGCACCAACCAAAGCGACAAGACCCCGGCCCCCAGCGCCAGCAGGGGATCATGGCCGCGTAAAACCGAATCCAGCAAAACTGCCAGAATCAGCAGGGTGGCGAGATAGAGCAAAGGGTTCAGCCAATGCTCGGCCGCCTCGCCCCCTAACGCGCCCGCGGCAGCCAGCAGGAGGGGGAATCCGGGAGGGTAGCGCGAATATAGTTCACCATCGCGAAAGAAATAGGTCTGCTGCAAGGCGTCATATGTCTTCCAATGCCACTGGTGAGGAACGGTTTCGGTGAAAATGGTGGCATCATGGAAAACCGTTCCGGACCGCAGATCTCGGGCCATTGTCAGAAACGCGGCCTGATCGCTCGCCAGATACCAGTTGTTATGGCGGACCAATCCATAGGCCGAAACCATGAGCGCCAGACATCCAAGCACGAGGATCCCGCGCCGAAGACCCCTTTGCGAACTGCCGATGGCGGGGCTCAATTCCCCTTGAAGGCCGGCTTGCGACGCTCCCGAAAGGAATTGATCCCCTCTTGTGCATCCTCGGATCCAACCACCAACGCCTGCATGGTCGCTTCGTCATCCAGGCTGGTCTCCAGATCGACTTCGGTCCCTCGATTGAGCAATCGCTTGGAAATTCCGATGGCGAAGGTCGGCCCTACGGCCAGACGCTCGGCCCATTCCCGGGTCGCCGCCTCCAACTCCTCGACCGGCACGACCTTGTTGACGACGCCCAGATCCTTGGCTTCCTCCGCGGTGATCTGATCTCCGAAGAATACCAACTCCTTGGCTTTCGCCAGAGGCAGAATCCGCGGCAGGATAAAGCCGCCCATCGCATCCAGCGCAATCCCGCGCCGGGCAAAGACTTCGATGAAACGTGCGCCTTCGGCCGCCACGATCAAATCGCTGACAAAGGCGATATGGGCACCCAGCCCTGCGGCAGTTCCGTTGACCGCGCAGATCACGGGTTTCTCGATCTCCCAGATCGCCCGCAGCAGCTTCTGCGATCCGGTCCGCATCATGAACCGCGTTCGCCCAACCCATGGTGTCGGCGGCGCGCCCCCCGAAAGGTCGGCACCCGTGCAAAACCCTTTGCCCTTGCCGGTGATGACCAGCGCCCGGACGGCGGTATCGTCCCGGGCGGCCCAGATCTGCTCCACGATCTGGTCACGCATCTCCGAGGTCAGCGCTCCCATCTGCTCGGGGCGATTGAGAGTAATCCAGAGGACTCCATTTTCATTTTGAAACTCGACATCTGCCATACCGACAGGACTACCCTCCTCATCCCCAAGGCTTCAAGTGCAAGCCGGAAACGGCCCGGAGGAACCGCGCTTGAGGGCGGCGATGAAGGTCATTTGCGATTCTCGCAAAAACCCGGCGAAATGGCGTCCCGGGTCCGATGCTGGCGCCCGGAGTGGCAGGATCATGCGAGAATCGGACCGATCAGAAAAGATCCCCCCCTACAGGCAGCGGATCCCGGATCAAATCCGGAACCTCAAGGCACAGGTTCCCTCCGTTACCGACTTCTGGTGCGGCCGCGCCCTCGGGGACCGCTTTGCGGAAACCGTCCAATCCCGAACGGACGCCACCATGTTGATCGAGGAATCACGGCACTTCAGCTTCCTCGATATCCAAAAAGAGACCATGCAACTCGCCGCCGGGATGGCCGCCGAAGGCGTCGTTTCCGGTGATGCCATTGCCTACCAACTACCCAACTGGCGCGAAGCCGTGGTTGTGTTTCTGGCAACAGCGCACCTCGGCGCCCACGTGATTCCTCTCGTGCCGACGCTCGGGATTCGCGAATTGCGCGGCATCTTTCGAGAAACCTCACCCAGGCTGATTTTCGTAAACGGCAAGAGCCCTCAGGCTCGCAGGATGCGGGAGGAATTTGCGGAAACCGCAACGCGCGCCATTGCCGTTCGATCCGGCCCGGACAGCTCGCAAGACTACGAGAGCCTGCTGCAGCGAGGGCGCCCTCCCGTTCACGAGATCGATCCGCTGACAGCTGCCGCCATCATCTACACTTCCGGCTCGACCGCCGCCCCCAAGGGCGCTCTTCACCTCCACGAAACTCTCGGCGCCGAAATCGACAGCTTGCGCGAAGCTCACGCCCTGAACCCGAACGACCGCGTCTTGATGCCATCTCCTCTCGGTCATATCTCGGGGGTCATCCACGGGATTCTGACGCCAGCCCTGCTCGGGACGAGCGCAGTGCTGCAACCGCAATGGGATGCCGGAGCCGCACTCGAGGCGATCGACCAGCACCAAGTGAGCTATATGATCGGAGCACCTGTTTTCCTGCAGGAAATGCTGGCTCGCCCCGAGATCGAGCGATACGACCTTCGAACGCTCCGACTTTTTTCCTGTGGTGGCGCGCCGGTTGCCCGCTCCCTGCTGGAGGAAGCTCGACGAAAGCTCCCGCACCTGATCGCCAAACGCGTTTACGGCTCCTCGGAGTTTCCCACCATTTCCACCACCGGCGCCGGCGATGCGGGGCGCAGGGGGCAGGATTCCGAGGGCAAACCCCTGCGCGGCGTGACGATCCGCATTACGGACAGCCAAGGCAAGGACCTGCCTGCAGGAAACGAAGGTGAAGTCCGCGCGCGCGGCCCGGAATGTTTTCTCGGCTATACGGATGCGACTCTGGACGAGGCGGCTTTCGATGATCAGGGCTTCTTCCGAACCGGGGATCTGGGCATCCGCGACGCCGAGGGCTACCTCC contains:
- a CDS encoding enoyl-CoA hydratase-related protein, encoding MADVEFQNENGVLWITLNRPEQMGALTSEMRDQIVEQIWAARDDTAVRALVITGKGKGFCTGADLSGGAPPTPWVGRTRFMMRTGSQKLLRAIWEIEKPVICAVNGTAAGLGAHIAFVSDLIVAAEGARFIEVFARRGIALDAMGGFILPRILPLAKAKELVFFGDQITAEEAKDLGVVNKVVPVEELEAATREWAERLAVGPTFAIGISKRLLNRGTEVDLETSLDDEATMQALVVGSEDAQEGINSFRERRKPAFKGN
- a CDS encoding AMP-binding protein, translating into MRESDRSEKIPPYRQRIPDQIRNLKAQVPSVTDFWCGRALGDRFAETVQSRTDATMLIEESRHFSFLDIQKETMQLAAGMAAEGVVSGDAIAYQLPNWREAVVVFLATAHLGAHVIPLVPTLGIRELRGIFRETSPRLIFVNGKSPQARRMREEFAETATRAIAVRSGPDSSQDYESLLQRGRPPVHEIDPLTAAAIIYTSGSTAAPKGALHLHETLGAEIDSLREAHALNPNDRVLMPSPLGHISGVIHGILTPALLGTSAVLQPQWDAGAALEAIDQHQVSYMIGAPVFLQEMLARPEIERYDLRTLRLFSCGGAPVARSLLEEARRKLPHLIAKRVYGSSEFPTISTTGAGDAGRRGQDSEGKPLRGVTIRITDSQGKDLPAGNEGEVRARGPECFLGYTDATLDEAAFDDQGFFRTGDLGIRDAEGYLRISGRLKEIIVRKGENISAREIEEQIIASCPEFREVAVVALPDPERGEIACACGRYVAGAPRLSLPRLSERLGQAGLSTRKLPERLEVLEDFPRLPSGKVDKRRLARSLQDSVPAPLAGRRLRG